In one Lycium barbarum isolate Lr01 chromosome 7, ASM1917538v2, whole genome shotgun sequence genomic region, the following are encoded:
- the LOC132603638 gene encoding uncharacterized protein LOC132603638, producing the protein MWTINDFPAYSMLSGWSTGGNLACPYCMEETQSFRLKHGGKTTWFDSHRMFLDQNHPFRRDRKNFLKGHTVTRPPPTVRIGEEILNQICELGIRKVTELDAQEVNKRICNSCGWKKRSIFWDLPYWSSNFIRHNLDVMHIEKNVFDNVFNTVLNVVGKTKDNLKARLDIAKYCDRPQLARNPDGSYPKAAYTIEKNEKVVLFDWLEGVKFPDGYASNMSRCMDTDKFKLFGMKSHDCHVFMQRLLPIAFRELLPSNVWQALTELSLFFKDLTSTVL; encoded by the coding sequence ATGTGGACAATCAATGACTTTCCAGCATATTCTATGTTATCAGGATGGAGTACAGGTGGCAACTTagcatgtccttattgtatggagGAAACACAATCATTCAGATTAAAACATGGTGGGAAAACAACTTGGTTTGATAGTCATAGAATGTTTCTTGATCAAAATCATCCATTTAGGAGAGATCGTAAAAACTTTCTTAAAGGTCATACTGTTACAAGGCCACCACCTACCGTTAGAATAGGAGAAGAAATTTTGAATCAAATTTGTGAGTTGGGGATAAGAAAAGTAACTGAGTTAGATGCACAAGAAGTTAATAAGAGGATATGTAATTCATGCGGATGGAAAAAACGAAGCATCTTTTGGGATTTGCCTTATTGGAGTTCTAACTTCATACGACATAATCTTGATGTCATGCATATTGAGAAGAATGTCTTTGATAATGTGTTTAACACTGTTCTTAATGTTGTTGGCAAAACCAAAGACAATCTGAAAGCACGTCTAGATATTGCAAAATATTGCGATCGACCACAGTTAGCAAGGAATCCTGATGGAAGCTATCCCAAAGCTGCATATACAAtagaaaagaatgaaaaagtTGTCTTGTTCGATTGGTTGGAAGGTGTGAAGTTTCCAGATGGGTATGCTTCGAATATGAGTCGATGCATGGACACGGACAAATTTAAGTTATTTGGCATGAAAAGTCATGATTGTCATGTGTTCATGCAACGACTATTGCCAATTGCCTTTCGTGAGCTACTTCCTAGTAATGTGTGGCAGGCACTTACAGAGTTGAGTTTGTTTTTTAAAGATCTTACTTCAACTGTTCTTTGA
- the LOC132601653 gene encoding uncharacterized protein LOC132601653 translates to MFMLLQNERVAGFRKELYFIKFFKKLSKDMARGRGRGSIGRVIKTSTRGRGSAGRGNMPSVPVPTISSQQGGTNSSGGQDQVQTCPTTTPPIQTSGHGSTPSISESSPIIPNESNVIGEGASTQRNAIGEGSSAQSDAVGEGESNSNVQRTLIFLSPLGLEPLRLCSETITEIFKNEIEPNGVNWKSVSQETKDFYLGEFEKAFYWDSSIDSEVRKQWRRKAARRYCDFVSSIKGEGIRPVYVPKETWESWNKYWADPKVIEKSKIASKNRRGGEDVAASGTHTGGSISIGEHHKRLAIKKGRDPTPSEVHLHVHTHGHDGKSFVGERPRIVHEKYQEILQNQSQTQSEVDQCQAYYEAVGGVKKRRIYGLGSQAHLYYGPNLHPSSVSNATSSVPPPNAQPAATGTLDELVTRLVPALTDSIIPALTDRLLPIIVEWVRGLNPLVSSQMDTPNDHPSSMAPIVSAPATANIDQVHASVSDDDRGSPVSH, encoded by the exons ATGTTTATGCTGTTACAGAAC GAAAGAGTTGCAGGGTTTAGGAAAGAGTTGTACTTCATCAAATTCTTCAAAAAGCTCTCGAAAG ATATGGCCCGTGGCAGAGGTCGAGGTAGCATAGGCCGCGTAATCAAGACCTCAACTAGAGGTCGAGGTAGCGCTGGTCGAGGTAATATGCCTTCTGTTCCTGTTCCCACAATTAGTTCTCAACAAGGTGGCACCAATTCCTCAGGTGGGCAGGACCAAGTTCAAACATGTCCTACTACTACGCCACCCATTCAAACATCAGGTCATGGCAGCACCCCATCCATTTCTGAATCATCTCCTATAATACCTAATGAGAGCAACGTAATAGGCGAGGGTGCGTCTACTCAGAGAAACGCAATAGGTGAAGGTTCATCTGCTCAGAGTGATGCAGTAGGTGAAGGTGAGAGCAACAGTAACGTGCAGCGGACActtatttttctttctcctttagG GTTGGAACCATTAAGATTATGCTCTGAGACGATAACTGAGATTTTCAAGAATGAAATTGAGCCTAATGGAGTTAACTGGAAAAGTGTCTCACAAGAGACAAAAGATTTTTATCTCGGAGAATTCGAG AAGGCATTCTATTGGGATTCTTCGATTGATAGTGAAGTGAGGAAGCAATGGCGTAGAAAGGCAGCGAGAAGGTACTGTGATTTCGTTAGCTCAATAAAAGGTGAGGGAATTCGGCCAGTTTATGTTCCGAAAGAAACATGGGAAAGTTGGAATAAATATTGGGCAGATCCTAAGGTTATTGAAAAATCAAAAATAGCTTCAAAGAATCGTCGTGGCGGTGAGGATGTAGCTGCTAGTGGGACTCACACGGGTGGCTCTATTTCCATCGGAGAGCATCACAAGAGACTT GCTATTAAAAAGGGTCGAGATCCAACACCAAGTGAGGTACATTTGCACGTCCATACACACGGTCATGATGGAAAATCTTTTGTTGGTGAGCGACCCCGAATCGTGCAT GAAAAATATCAAGAAATACTACAAAATCAGTCACAAACTCAATCTGAAGTTGATCAATGTCAAGCCTATTACGAAGCCGTAGGAGGGgtaaagaaaagaagaatatatggtcttggatctcaAGCACATTTATATTATGGGCCAAATCTTCATCCTTCTTCTGTATCTAATGCTACGTCCTCAGTACCACCTCCGAATGCTCAACCAGCAGCGACAGGAACTTTGGATGAGTTAGTGACGCGATTAGTTCCTGCATTGACTGATAGCATAATTCCTGCACTGACTGATCGCTTGCTTCCTATTATTGTTGAGTGGGTACGTGGATTGAATCCTTTAGTCTCTTCTCAGATGGACACTCCTAATGACCATCCATCATCTATGGCACCTATAGTTTCAGCTCCAGCTACTGCCAACATTGATCAAGTTCATGCATCAGTTTCTGATGATGATCGTGGCTCTCCAGTCTCTCATTAG